The following proteins come from a genomic window of Synechococcus sp. MW101C3:
- a CDS encoding alpha/beta fold hydrolase yields the protein MQLPPSRPPARTVRLAQRALSRVGPFTLFAVACVAAGNGGVSHAAADRARFGAAWARVDCTTFDVPPAIASQSDCGYVTVPELHAQPHGRTIQLGVVRTRSSGRAPAADPLVVEQGGPGDSTIGDIVNGGLPKFPELPALLKGRDLIFVEERGTRFAKPFLFCPEHHAHNIAVAKGQIPYTDASWIQACNQRLKAQGINPSAFNTRENAADIYTVVETLRYPQFNYYGVSYGTLLGQYVIAQADQHKAKLRSVILDGVVRPDVDFNLASSHTFSYALRNVFQACAQNPACNAAYPRLEQTFLAIVDELNRKPLPLTLTIPSSKQPFVTKLDGNAFVTAMVPYLARPYSGESTRGSSLPRFIKAASQGNFAWVAEALSDLEPPGAKEMYHTVLCARARSIRVDPAQVLPPAYPQLVPLGLREAETVNRACEVLQVEQKPPFVYRNRQIPTLVLNGSYDPVTPAPYGEAVAKNLTTATVVTFPGVGHGALFAPGGTPAAACVTQIAADFLARPTTTPDSRCVDQVKPAFVVE from the coding sequence ATGCAGCTTCCTCCTTCCCGCCCTCCAGCACGCACCGTTCGCCTGGCGCAGCGGGCATTGTCTCGTGTCGGCCCCTTCACGCTCTTTGCCGTGGCGTGTGTGGCCGCCGGCAATGGTGGGGTGAGCCATGCCGCTGCCGATCGAGCCCGGTTTGGCGCGGCATGGGCCCGTGTCGACTGCACAACCTTTGACGTGCCTCCCGCGATCGCCTCCCAGTCGGATTGTGGCTACGTCACCGTCCCTGAACTGCACGCGCAACCCCATGGGCGCACGATCCAGCTCGGTGTGGTGCGCACCCGCAGCAGCGGCCGTGCCCCTGCTGCTGATCCCTTGGTGGTGGAACAGGGCGGCCCGGGGGATTCCACCATCGGTGACATCGTCAATGGTGGCCTGCCGAAGTTTCCGGAACTCCCGGCGTTGTTGAAGGGCCGTGATCTGATCTTTGTGGAGGAGCGCGGCACGCGCTTTGCCAAACCCTTCCTCTTCTGCCCTGAGCACCATGCGCACAACATTGCGGTGGCGAAGGGGCAGATCCCCTATACCGATGCCAGCTGGATCCAGGCCTGCAATCAGCGCCTCAAGGCCCAGGGCATCAACCCCAGTGCCTTCAACACCCGTGAAAATGCCGCCGATATCTATACGGTGGTGGAGACGCTGCGCTACCCGCAGTTCAACTACTACGGCGTTTCCTATGGCACCTTGCTGGGGCAATATGTGATCGCCCAGGCGGATCAGCACAAGGCCAAGCTCCGCAGCGTGATCCTTGATGGCGTGGTGCGGCCTGATGTGGATTTCAATCTGGCCTCCAGCCACACGTTCAGCTACGCCCTGCGGAACGTGTTCCAGGCCTGCGCCCAGAATCCCGCCTGCAACGCCGCCTATCCCAGGCTTGAGCAGACGTTTCTCGCCATCGTTGATGAGCTCAACCGCAAGCCGCTGCCCCTCACGCTGACCATCCCCTCCAGCAAGCAGCCATTCGTCACCAAGCTCGATGGCAATGCCTTCGTGACGGCCATGGTTCCCTATCTGGCGCGGCCCTATTCCGGTGAGTCCACCCGCGGCAGTTCTTTGCCCCGATTCATCAAAGCGGCCAGCCAGGGCAACTTCGCCTGGGTGGCTGAGGCGCTCTCCGATCTGGAGCCTCCTGGCGCGAAGGAGATGTATCACACCGTTCTCTGCGCGCGGGCGCGCTCGATTCGGGTGGATCCGGCCCAGGTGCTGCCGCCCGCCTATCCGCAGCTGGTTCCCCTCGGCCTGCGCGAAGCCGAAACTGTCAACCGGGCTTGTGAGGTGCTGCAGGTGGAGCAGAAGCCGCCCTTCGTCTACAGAAACCGCCAGATCCCCACACTGGTGCTCAATGGCAGCTACGACCCCGTCACGCCTGCTCCTTACGGCGAAGCTGTGGCGAAGAATCTCACCACCGCCACTGTGGTCACCTTCCCGGGTGTGGGCCATGGGGCACTGTTCGCGCCGGGGGGCACGCCGGCCGCAGCCTGCGTCACCCAGATCGCCGCAGATTTTCTGGCACGTCCCACCACCACTCCCGACAGCCGCTGTGTCGATCAGGTGAAGCCTGCGTTTGTTGTGGAGTAG
- a CDS encoding addiction module antidote protein, producing the protein MQTTTAPYDVAEFLETPEEMAAYLEACIEESEGDAAFIAKALGDIARAKGMTQIARETGLSRESLYKALSGDRSPSFDTILKVVAALGLKFSASVKQEAEVV; encoded by the coding sequence ATGCAGACCACAACAGCCCCATATGATGTTGCAGAGTTCCTCGAAACCCCTGAGGAGATGGCTGCCTATCTTGAGGCTTGCATTGAGGAGTCGGAGGGTGATGCTGCCTTCATCGCCAAGGCACTTGGGGATATTGCTCGTGCCAAAGGAATGACACAGATTGCGCGAGAGACTGGTCTCTCCCGTGAAAGTCTGTACAAGGCACTTTCTGGAGATCGAAGCCCTAGTTTTGATACTATCCTCAAGGTGGTTGCTGCTTTAGGCCTCAAGTTCAGCGCGAGTGTTAAGCAGGAAGCAGAGGTTGTATGA
- a CDS encoding type II toxin-antitoxin system RelE/ParE family toxin codes for MLEVRRTEESARWLRGLRDLRAKAKVQARVERLIGGNPGDVRPVGAGVSELRIDHGPGYRIYYQQKGSFLLILLAGGDKSTQAMDIESAIALAHTFKEDE; via the coding sequence GTGCTTGAAGTCCGCCGTACAGAGGAGTCCGCTCGATGGCTTAGGGGTCTTCGTGATCTGAGGGCCAAGGCGAAGGTTCAGGCCAGGGTTGAGCGCCTCATTGGCGGCAATCCTGGTGATGTCCGGCCTGTAGGGGCAGGCGTGTCGGAGTTGCGGATCGACCATGGCCCTGGTTACAGAATCTACTACCAGCAGAAAGGATCGTTTTTGCTCATTCTTCTTGCCGGTGGTGACAAAAGTACCCAAGCAATGGATATCGAATCAGCTATTGCCCTCGCTCACACCTTCAAAGAGGATGAATGA
- a CDS encoding SulP family inorganic anion transporter, with amino-acid sequence MSVSLLPGLKRLRAYQPSWLRGDVLAGVTVAAYLVPQCMAYGELAGVAPIAGLWAILPPMLLYALIGSSPQLSVGPESTTAVMTAAAIAPIAAGDPLAYASFASLLALLVGVVCVLGGWARLGFLADLLSKPILVGYMAGVAVIMISGQIGKISGLELKAKSLAGELLELAGRSSEIHPPTLLLAIGVLVFLLLIQRRFPSAPGPLLAVLLAVAAVSLFHLDQAGVAVIGAIPAGLPSFALPFTELSHLAPPGGLALDKIRYLLTAAVGIALVGYSDNVLTARAFAARGSYRIDANQELLALGAVNLGNGLMQGFPVSSSGSRTAISESLGSRSQLFSLVAFVVVLVVLLFLRPLLALFPQAALGSIVIYAALRLIDIGELKRMRHFKRSEFQLALITCVGVLFTDILMGVGLAVALSVIDLFARLVRPHDAVLGQVPQLGGLHDVDDWEGASTIPGLVLYRYDAPLCFANAEDFRRRALAAVAAEATPVRWFVLNAEAIVEIDITAADVLQDFQRELTANGVVFAMARTKQDLYQQLSRTGFVDRVGPEHFYPTLPEAIAAFRGEVGACVG; translated from the coding sequence ATGTCCGTCTCGCTGTTGCCTGGCCTGAAGCGTCTACGTGCCTACCAACCGTCGTGGCTGCGGGGGGACGTGCTGGCGGGTGTGACCGTGGCCGCCTACCTGGTGCCGCAGTGCATGGCCTACGGGGAGCTGGCCGGCGTGGCGCCGATCGCCGGGCTCTGGGCGATTCTTCCGCCGATGCTGCTGTATGCGCTGATCGGCTCCTCGCCGCAGCTGTCGGTGGGGCCCGAATCCACCACGGCGGTGATGACGGCAGCCGCCATCGCCCCGATCGCCGCCGGCGATCCGCTGGCTTATGCCAGCTTCGCCAGCCTGCTGGCCCTGTTGGTGGGCGTGGTGTGCGTGCTGGGGGGCTGGGCGCGGCTGGGCTTTCTGGCTGATCTGCTCTCGAAGCCAATCCTGGTGGGCTACATGGCTGGGGTGGCGGTGATCATGATCAGCGGCCAGATCGGCAAGATCAGCGGCCTGGAGCTCAAGGCCAAGTCGCTGGCGGGTGAGCTGCTCGAGCTGGCTGGACGCAGCAGCGAGATCCATCCGCCCACGTTGCTGCTGGCGATTGGGGTGCTGGTTTTCCTGCTGCTGATCCAGCGGCGGTTCCCCTCGGCGCCCGGGCCCTTGCTGGCGGTGCTGCTGGCGGTGGCGGCGGTGTCGCTGTTCCACCTGGATCAGGCGGGAGTGGCCGTGATCGGCGCGATCCCGGCCGGCCTGCCCAGCTTTGCGTTGCCCTTCACGGAGCTGAGCCACCTGGCGCCGCCCGGTGGCCTGGCGCTCGACAAGATCCGGTATCTGCTCACGGCGGCCGTGGGCATCGCCCTGGTGGGCTACTCCGACAACGTGCTCACCGCCCGCGCCTTCGCCGCCCGGGGCAGCTACCGCATCGATGCGAACCAGGAGCTGCTGGCGCTGGGGGCCGTGAATCTGGGCAATGGGTTGATGCAGGGCTTTCCGGTGAGCAGCAGCGGCAGCCGCACGGCGATCAGCGAATCGCTGGGCAGCCGTTCGCAGCTGTTCTCACTGGTGGCGTTCGTTGTGGTGCTGGTGGTGCTGCTGTTCCTGCGGCCGCTGCTGGCATTGTTCCCGCAGGCAGCGTTGGGGTCGATCGTGATCTATGCCGCCCTGCGCCTGATCGACATCGGCGAGCTCAAGCGGATGCGCCATTTCAAGCGCAGCGAATTCCAGCTGGCGCTGATCACCTGCGTGGGTGTGCTGTTCACCGACATCCTGATGGGCGTGGGTCTGGCGGTGGCGCTGTCGGTGATCGATCTGTTCGCCCGGTTGGTGCGCCCTCACGACGCGGTGCTGGGCCAGGTGCCCCAGCTGGGCGGCCTGCACGACGTGGACGACTGGGAGGGCGCCAGCACCATCCCCGGCCTGGTGCTGTACCGCTACGACGCCCCCCTCTGCTTCGCCAATGCGGAAGACTTCCGCCGCCGCGCCCTGGCCGCTGTGGCGGCCGAGGCCACGCCGGTGCGCTGGTTCGTACTCAACGCCGAGGCGATCGTGGAGATCGACATCACCGCCGCCGATGTGCTCCAGGACTTCCAGCGCGAACTCACGGCCAACGGCGTCGTCTTCGCCATGGCCCGCACCAAGCAGGACCTCTACCAACAGCTCAGCAGAACCGGTTTCGTGGACCGGGTTGGCCCTGAGCACTTCTACCCCACCTTGCCTGAGGCGATTGCGGCGTTTCGGGGGGAGGTGGGGGCGTGTGTTGGGTGA
- a CDS encoding sulfite exporter TauE/SafE family protein has protein sequence MEPGAVGLTALVGVIAFLYSAVGQAGASGYVAALVVAGLPAQDLKATALLLNVAVATIGTLQFAQAGHLRWRRVWPFAAGSLPLAAFGGFLQLSARPFELLVGAILLASSLRLIFKASGSSPGRIPTPPSFGSALGSGAVIGLVGGLSGTGGGVILSPLMLIKGWASAPEVAATSITFILCNSLAALGGVLVSQRHLPAGITRLLLTVAVAGWLGSRLGSRLLSLRVLERWMAALIALVGLKLLVG, from the coding sequence ATGGAACCCGGCGCTGTTGGGCTCACCGCGCTCGTGGGGGTGATTGCCTTTCTCTATTCCGCCGTCGGCCAAGCAGGAGCCAGCGGCTATGTGGCGGCGCTGGTGGTGGCGGGGCTGCCGGCGCAGGATCTCAAGGCCACGGCGCTGCTGCTCAACGTGGCCGTCGCCACGATCGGCACGCTGCAATTTGCCCAGGCCGGGCATCTGCGTTGGCGGCGCGTGTGGCCGTTTGCGGCCGGATCGCTGCCGCTGGCGGCCTTCGGCGGCTTTCTGCAACTGAGCGCCAGGCCCTTCGAACTTCTGGTGGGAGCGATCCTGCTGGCCTCTTCGCTGCGGTTGATCTTCAAGGCGAGCGGCAGCAGCCCAGGCCGTATCCCCACACCACCCTCTTTCGGCAGCGCGCTCGGCAGTGGTGCCGTGATCGGCCTGGTTGGTGGCCTGAGTGGCACCGGCGGTGGTGTGATCCTTTCACCGCTGATGCTGATCAAGGGCTGGGCCTCGGCACCGGAGGTGGCCGCCACCTCCATCACCTTCATCCTCTGCAACTCACTGGCCGCCCTCGGCGGTGTGCTGGTGAGCCAGCGGCACTTGCCCGCGGGGATCACGCGCCTGCTGCTCACCGTGGCGGTCGCCGGCTGGCTGGGTTCCCGGCTCGGCAGCCGCCTGCTTTCGCTGCGCGTGCTGGAGCGCTGGATGGCCGCCTTGATCGCGTTGGTGGGGTTGAAGTTGCTGGTGGGGTGA
- a CDS encoding Coq4 family protein, with protein sequence MTRFQQSLQALGQARQLIAVGRSQGDLARIADLVDSFLDTPQMDACIARFRALPGGAELMDSRYPPLQPDLDRLSALPPGSLGHAYAALIQRLNYDPSFFRPRPIDTEGRWLTQRIATTHDLHHVVSGFGTSPAGENGVLAITATQIGFPAYVSLTHAAQIAGFRFGLDDYANLSRAISHGVTIGFTASAFATARWEEGWELPVAAWRERLGVTLPADGEPYGLTPP encoded by the coding sequence ATGACCCGCTTCCAGCAGTCCCTGCAGGCCCTGGGGCAGGCCCGTCAGCTGATCGCGGTGGGGCGCAGTCAGGGGGATCTCGCCAGGATCGCCGACCTGGTGGACAGCTTCCTGGACACGCCCCAGATGGACGCCTGCATCGCCCGCTTCCGGGCCCTGCCGGGTGGGGCAGAGCTGATGGACAGCCGCTATCCCCCCCTCCAACCCGACCTGGATCGGCTCTCGGCCCTACCGCCGGGGAGCCTCGGCCACGCCTACGCCGCCCTGATCCAGCGCCTCAATTACGACCCCTCCTTCTTCCGCCCACGCCCGATCGACACCGAAGGCCGCTGGCTCACCCAGCGGATCGCCACCACCCACGACCTGCACCATGTGGTGAGTGGCTTCGGCACCTCACCGGCGGGCGAGAACGGGGTGCTGGCGATCACCGCCACCCAGATCGGCTTCCCCGCCTACGTGAGCCTCACCCATGCTGCCCAGATCGCCGGCTTCCGCTTCGGGCTCGACGACTACGCCAACCTGAGCCGAGCCATCAGCCACGGCGTCACCATCGGCTTCACCGCCTCTGCCTTCGCCACCGCCCGCTGGGAGGAGGGCTGGGAGCTGCCGGTGGCGGCCTGGCGGGAGCGGCTGGGGGTCACCCTGCCAGCGGACGGTGAGCCCTACGGGCTGACCCCGCCCTGA
- a CDS encoding sulfite exporter TauE/SafE family protein encodes MVNAPLPFEIQAFWAGLAAVAAGAINALAGGGSLLSFPALTAIGLPAVMANVTNTVALVPGYLGATRAQRRELKGQRQRLLLLLPAAALGGLLGGWLLLKTGERLFTQLVPFLILFASALLAVQEPVRRWLQRRSERHGRKPSERWAVGPVFLAAVYGGFFGGGLSVIVLAVLALSLDDTLTRLNGLKQAVSFAANLTAAAFFLFSGQVAWGLAAVMAVGAIVGGALGGKVAGRVPPATLRAIVVVVGVAVAVVYFVRT; translated from the coding sequence ATGGTGAACGCACCTCTGCCCTTCGAGATTCAGGCCTTCTGGGCGGGCCTGGCAGCCGTCGCCGCCGGGGCGATCAATGCCCTGGCCGGCGGCGGCTCACTGCTGAGCTTTCCCGCCCTCACCGCCATCGGCCTGCCGGCGGTGATGGCCAACGTGACCAACACCGTGGCCCTGGTGCCGGGCTACCTGGGGGCGACCAGGGCCCAGCGCCGCGAACTCAAGGGCCAGCGCCAGCGCCTGCTCTTGCTGCTGCCGGCCGCCGCCCTCGGTGGCCTGCTGGGCGGCTGGCTGCTGCTGAAAACCGGCGAGCGCTTGTTCACCCAGCTGGTGCCGTTCCTGATCCTGTTCGCCTCGGCGTTGCTGGCGGTGCAGGAGCCCGTGCGCCGCTGGCTGCAGCGCCGCTCCGAGCGACACGGCCGCAAGCCCTCGGAGCGATGGGCGGTGGGGCCGGTGTTCCTGGCGGCCGTCTACGGCGGCTTCTTCGGCGGCGGGCTGAGCGTGATCGTGCTGGCGGTGCTGGCCCTCAGCCTCGATGACACCCTCACCCGCCTCAACGGCCTCAAGCAGGCCGTGTCGTTCGCCGCCAACCTCACCGCCGCCGCCTTCTTCCTGTTCTCCGGTCAGGTGGCCTGGGGCCTGGCGGCGGTGATGGCGGTGGGTGCCATCGTCGGCGGTGCCCTGGGCGGCAAGGTGGCGGGCCGCGTCCCGCCGGCCACCCTGCGGGCCATCGTCGTGGTGGTCGGAGTGGCGGTGGCGGTGGTGTATTTCGTCAGAACGTGA
- a CDS encoding mechanosensitive ion channel family protein, with translation MGHSTTSRTAAFSAAFAAALGKALAMLVLLLALAQPGLAVDTPSPAAPADSQPVAGSFRLSQVRILGVPVINVASLRVAGPDQAGPDAAERAKVVEGNLDLLYRPAQPCTPGERIGELLLERGGVNALEAVCDPDHLGLQGAPQALRVVVQRQAGGLNQLAAVVPGRATPFPLLTVTAADAQLNGTSEAVLAERWRSRLERRLRRARQIYGKQQISERMSMAAWVVAGLTVVLVLAVWLWRRLQRQLPRLQRHRVEHASRLAAARFHLAQSLSRLLLAAVLVLGVAIGAVLLLASPGQVAPAIDVLFQPLVVLFKALAMLLAAALLRALVGLLLSQWASNVFVPAAFQARREQRYRSLLRVLRRLVDLACVLVFSAWTVMGIPVLRDLSSNALLASGAVLGALALVFQGLLRDFVAGLVLLFDDRYAIGDTVEIGGRLGEVIDVGVLSTELRCRDQRVVVVPNSGCEQSVNHTKLRSGAELSLLLPHGTDLAVALPAISAELAAFAADPAWSATLLKPPQLLGVDAMTADGLQVTALLITEAGRQGEARRALLSRLVQRLEGGAQAEPG, from the coding sequence GTGGGGCACTCCACAACTAGCCGCACCGCTGCCTTCTCTGCTGCCTTCGCTGCTGCCCTTGGCAAAGCCCTGGCCATGCTGGTGCTGCTGCTGGCCCTGGCCCAGCCGGGCCTGGCGGTGGACACGCCCAGCCCCGCCGCGCCGGCGGACAGCCAGCCGGTGGCGGGCAGCTTTCGTCTCTCCCAGGTGCGCATCCTCGGCGTGCCGGTGATCAACGTGGCGTCGTTGCGGGTGGCAGGCCCTGATCAGGCCGGCCCCGACGCCGCCGAGCGGGCGAAGGTGGTCGAAGGCAACCTCGACCTGCTCTATCGGCCTGCCCAGCCCTGCACGCCGGGGGAGCGGATCGGCGAGCTGCTGCTGGAGCGCGGCGGTGTGAACGCCCTCGAAGCCGTGTGCGACCCGGATCACCTGGGGCTGCAGGGCGCCCCGCAGGCCTTGCGCGTGGTGGTGCAACGGCAGGCCGGGGGGCTGAACCAGCTGGCCGCCGTGGTGCCAGGCCGCGCCACGCCGTTCCCGCTGCTCACCGTCACCGCTGCCGACGCCCAGCTCAACGGCACCAGCGAGGCGGTGCTGGCGGAGCGCTGGCGCAGCCGGCTGGAGCGGCGGCTGCGCCGTGCCCGCCAGATCTACGGGAAGCAGCAGATCTCCGAGCGGATGAGCATGGCGGCGTGGGTGGTCGCCGGCCTCACGGTGGTGCTGGTGCTGGCCGTGTGGCTGTGGCGGCGCCTGCAACGCCAGTTGCCGCGGCTGCAGCGCCATCGCGTCGAGCACGCCAGCCGGCTCGCCGCTGCCCGCTTCCATCTGGCCCAGAGCCTCAGCCGGCTGCTGCTGGCGGCGGTGCTGGTGCTGGGCGTAGCGATCGGCGCCGTGCTGCTGCTGGCCTCCCCCGGCCAGGTGGCGCCAGCGATCGATGTGCTGTTTCAGCCGCTGGTGGTGCTGTTCAAAGCCCTGGCGATGCTGCTGGCGGCTGCCCTGCTGCGGGCGCTGGTGGGGTTGCTGCTGAGCCAGTGGGCCAGCAACGTGTTCGTGCCGGCGGCCTTCCAGGCGCGCCGTGAGCAGCGCTACCGCAGCCTGTTGCGCGTGCTCAGGCGCCTGGTGGATCTGGCCTGCGTGCTGGTGTTCAGCGCCTGGACGGTGATGGGCATTCCCGTGCTGCGCGATCTCTCCAGCAATGCCCTGCTGGCCAGTGGCGCCGTGCTCGGTGCCCTCGCCCTGGTGTTCCAGGGCTTGCTGCGCGATTTCGTGGCTGGTCTGGTGCTGCTCTTCGACGACCGCTACGCCATCGGCGACACCGTGGAGATCGGCGGGCGCCTGGGCGAGGTGATCGATGTGGGGGTGCTGAGCACCGAGCTGCGCTGCCGCGACCAGCGGGTGGTGGTGGTGCCGAACAGCGGCTGTGAGCAGAGCGTGAACCACACCAAGCTGCGCTCAGGCGCCGAGCTGTCGCTGCTGCTGCCCCATGGCACCGATCTGGCCGTGGCCCTGCCCGCCATCAGCGCCGAGCTGGCCGCCTTCGCGGCCGATCCCGCCTGGAGCGCCACGCTGCTGAAGCCCCCCCAGCTGCTGGGCGTCGATGCCATGACCGCCGATGGCCTGCAGGTCACCGCCCTGCTGATCACCGAAGCGGGCCGGCAGGGGGAGGCCCGCCGCGCCCTGCTCTCACGCCTGGTGCAGCGGCTCGAAGGCGGCGCACAAGCAGAGCCAGGCTGA